From the Candidatus Melainabacteria bacterium genome, the window GGATTCACAACTGCGGGGCCAATTTCCGGAAGACGCATTCCGAGACCGACACCTCCGAGTCCTACGCCAAATTCAGCCAATCCACCACCAAAACGTTCGAGCCCAGCATGAGCCTGAGCCAATTCCGCGGCCGTTTTGGCCGAACCGTTTACCACAGTTGACGCATCTGAAATCCATTTAGGAGCGTTTTGACTGACATCGTATGCACCCACTGCTAGACTGCCAAGAACCATTCCAGCACGAATAGGCACGGGCGCATAGCGAAGAGCCACACCGGCTAAAGCGCCTTCGCCAGCGGTGGCAAGCAAATTCAAAGGGTGCTCAATGAACTCGTTGACTACACCCTTACCTACATCTTTTGCAGCACCAAGATAATTGGTCGTCGATTCACCATTGGTGACAGCAACTGACTTTGCATTTCTTGCCATATCCTCAGCGAGGTACTGACTGAGAGCTGCCGACATATCGTGAGGTTGTTCAGGCTTATTGCTAAAGGTAATTCTGTCTAGCTCGTTCATTACTTAAGAACCTCGGGGGCATCTTTTAAAATCTGGAAAACGAATTTGTGTCAACAATGTGCAACTTTCGCCATAAAATCCGCATAAAACGGTGCGCGTGATATACGCAACGGTGGAAAAGCTGTCACCAAAGGGAACGAACAGGGCTTAATAGCTCTGTTTATCGTGTTCTACGCATCAAGTTTTACATCAGTTTTATGCGTCTCGCCGGAAATTGTGCGTAGAACGTATAAACGAGGATTCAGAAGATGACCGTCGCAATCAATTACTTGAATGTTGCAGGTGCAGGTGCAGGAATGTTTTCGTCGACGGTGACGCCAGAACGACCAGCGCTTGTTCCAAGAAGCAACAGCAACAGCAGTAATAGCAACAGCAGTAATAGCAATAACAACAATATCTACGCACAAACATCATTTGATACCGGACGACCATCGATGGTTGAATCCGCAATCGACAGAGACGCTTCCACCTTCAACCAGAAAGCTTCGATAATGAATCTAACCGAATCCATATTGAAGGATGCGAAGCTCTTTTCTCGTGACCCTGGCACGATCGACAAAGCCGTATTCGCATTGGTTCACTGGATAGATTCAGAACTCAACCAGGGATCAGCGCTGACTGAAGAACAACAAGAAGTAGTCCGCCAGGTGAGGCGGAAAGTCAACCTTCTCATAGCTAAAGGATTCATCTCGCTTCAAAGAACGAATCTGAACCAGACCTCTGACTGTCATGAACAATATTGTTTTGGTCCGGTTGTTTGTAGCAGCAATGACAACGTTCACCAAATGCACAATCTGGCAGATGCTCTTATGTCGATATAAGAGCATCTGCTTTCAGCGATTGAGTAGAGACTTGCACGCGGGACGCGTGCGTTCCATGCGGGCGCGTGCGTTCCATGCGAGCGCGTGCGTTCCATGCGAGCGCGTGCGTTCCATGCGAGCGCGTGCGTTTCATGCGGGCGCGTGCGCGCATGCGGGACGCATGCGCTCCATCTATACGGGCTGATAGTTTACTGTCGCCGTATTTGGTATCACAGAGTGAGAAACAGTTGATTCTGGTGTTTCGACATTTGAAGATTCGAAAGCAAGCCTGGTCTGGGTGATCTTTCCGCTCTCAATCTTATTGACGACAGCTTCAACATAGCGGTCCTGATTGGAGCGAAAGGCAAGAACAACATGCCTGTTCTGTAAAAGCAACTCGCCTTCACCTGTGAACGGATCAAGACGCCATTTGCAGTCGATGCAATTTCTAATAAGCTTTCTTTCAACAAGGCTCATTACAGCTGGATTTTGACCGTACGATTGGAGTAATTGAACAGTGCTCTTAATATCTTTCGAGAACAATGCATCGCAAATCTGATCACAGGCGAAATAAGCAGAGTTGAAACTCAATCTATCATGATCAGAGTCATCAATCCACGCATCAACATGGAATTCGAGGGCACTATCTGAGTCGGCGAAAGTTTCGGAATCATCCAAACTGCTGTAATCGGCGAAATTATCGGATTGATACAAAATGCCGGAATCGACAATACTTTCGGACTCGTAGAGAACGCGTGACTCTGCCATCGTTTGATAAACAAGAGCGGGTTCCGAGTTGAATACGGTATCGGAAGCATCTTCAGTGCACGTGAAGCTCAAAGCGTTTTCAGAAGCGTTCTCTGCTTGGGAAAAGCTTACTATTGGACCTGACTCAGAAACAACGGGCTCATGTTCTGTCGGGCAACTTAATATCTGTTCGGGCTGATGATAGTAAAAATCGGAGTTTGAAAAATTTCGTCTGGATGATTTTGAAATCAGGTGATCGTAAAGCGTCGTGCCGTCTCTTGGCGTAGAGTCTCGTTTCGCTCGCATCGGTCTAGCCAGGCAGTCCATCCGCGCGCCCCGACGAATGAATTTAAAAACCAGCTGCCACGAAAGTTCCAGCAAACAGATTTGTAGAAGCAACACAGTAATGAAAAAAGAATTCTCGGTCAGTTGCTCGACGAAGGAGGCAGGAATTTGCGCATAACCTGAAAGCACATCATGCAAATTTGAGGCGCAAGCTGGAACTTGACTCACTAGAAACAATGACAGTGCTCTGCGTACATGATATTTCACAAGAACATCCTCAAAAGATCCAAAGACACCACAACATTTTTCGGATTCCTTATGCGGACAAATGGCACGCCCTGTAGGCGTCGATCAAGCAATCAATTCCAGATTCTTGCGTGCAGCAACCACGCCTCGCTTAGCAGCAATGGCGAAACTTACTTTTGCAAGAGTCTCATCTGCTTCTTCCGTGAGACCAAAGCCGATGATTACACCTAAATTGTTTTCGGCGTGAGGACAACCTCTCGCAGCAGCTTCCTCAACTAGAAATCTAGCGATGCTGTAGTTGCGCTCGACATAAAGACCTTCAATGTACATATATGCCAGGTTCGACATGGCGTTTAAGCAACCGAGATTACAAGCTGATTTAAACCAGAAGTAAGCCGCCGCCAGGTTCTGATCGACATCGACACCCTCGAGAAACGCTGTACCCAAACAGTTCTGCGCTTCAGGATCTTGTTCCATCGCTCTCAACCATAGAATGCCAGTGGGAACGTCGAATCTGATCTTTTGTTCCGTTTGAGGACTTTGTTTTCCCATTTCATAAACTTGTCCCATCTGAAACTCCTCATCAAAAAGCTGACGTATTAGCCCTGACGCTCATGTTTGGCTTAGAGCGTTTTCACATCGCTAATATGCCAGCCCGCCCATAAAATGAGTGTCAAATGCTGAGCTCGCGATTGCGTAACTTGCCCATCCCCAAATTGCCGAGACGGCGGGGACTTATAGGTCATTTGACTGAATTGACGAATGCTTAATTTGCTGAGACGCAAATCAAATTGATTATCAGCCGAAGAGAAACTGACTAAGCTTCTTTGTCTTCAATCATGTAGCCCGACCCGGAAATGGTCTTGATCAGGTCAGTCTGCCCGATGCTCTCCAGCTTTCTGCGCAACAAATTCATCCAGGTGCGCACTGAGTTCGTCGTGCCTTCGCTATCAGAGGGCCAGACGGCGTTAAGCAACTGTTGTGCGTTGAAAGTGCGATTCGGATGGCGCATCAAATATTCGAGAAGCGCAGTTTCTTTTACGCGTAAGCGAATTTCAGACGAAGTGGTTATAAGCAGATTTGATTCAGGCTTGAGCGTCAAATTGCCAATCTTCAATTCCGGAACATATGTTCCAGATCGTCGGCGCAACAATGTTTTGATGCGAGCGAACAGTTCTCTCACTTCGAAGGGTTTGACCATATAGTCGTCAGCACCCGAGTCTAAAGCAGTCTCCAGGAACGAAACATGCTCTTTACCGGTCAAAAATATGATTGGAGTCTGACCGCCCCTTTCTCTGAAGGTCTTGCAGACATCGTGCCCACTGATTCCAGGTAATGACCAATCCAAAATAATGACGTCATAGTCAAATGACGACAGTAATTGAAGGGCATCTTCACCGTTGTCACAGACTTCAACTAATTGCCCGAGAGAAGTGAGATACAGCTTAA encodes:
- a CDS encoding response regulator transcription factor; translation: MCPKSGINVRLRGKPRRKAYMSKILTVDDDKELTNALKLYLTSLGQLVEVCDNGEDALQLLSSFDYDVIILDWSLPGISGHDVCKTFRERGGQTPIIFLTGKEHVSFLETALDSGADDYMVKPFEVRELFARIKTLLRRRSGTYVPELKIGNLTLKPESNLLITTSSEIRLRVKETALLEYLMRHPNRTFNAQQLLNAVWPSDSEGTTNSVRTWMNLLRRKLESIGQTDLIKTISGSGYMIEDKEA
- a CDS encoding sel1 repeat family protein — translated: MGQVYEMGKQSPQTEQKIRFDVPTGILWLRAMEQDPEAQNCLGTAFLEGVDVDQNLAAAYFWFKSACNLGCLNAMSNLAYMYIEGLYVERNYSIARFLVEEAAARGCPHAENNLGVIIGFGLTEEADETLAKVSFAIAAKRGVVAARKNLELIA